The genomic region CAGGGCGCCCGTGAGGGCCAGGAGGCCGAGAACCAGGAGCCGGAAGACTGCTTTTTTTCGCATGAGCCTTACCTCTTACTGGGGTTGACACAGAGCCGTCACGAGGGCGGAACGTGCGTTGCTGTCGGACAGGGTGTGGGTCAGAGGGCGCCTGCCTTGTTTCAGGGTGGTCATTGTCTACCGGACTGGCTGTCCGGCTGTGAGTGGTTCCGTCCGCAGGCCAGCCGGACTCGGGCCAGGTTGGCCGCGGCCCGGGTCCGGCTGCGCACGCCCGATTCGGCCTGGACCTGACGGACCGTGCCCGGGGAGGTTAACAGCGGGGCCAGGGCGTGCTCGAAATTCTCGATGAAATAGGCCCCACGGCGGCGGTCGGAAAAGCCGCCCCAGAACACGGCCCCCGGGGCGAACAAATGGATCAGGTTGGCCAGGGCCACGGCCAGGTAACGGTTGATCTCACCCACGATCGCCACCGCCGCCCTGTCGTTGCGGGCGGCCGCCAGGATCACGCTTTCCGGGTCGAGGGCCTCGCCCCCGGCCTTGAGCAGCACGGAGCGCAGGATAGTCGGCCCCTGGCGGATCGCGCTGAACGCCTGCTGGAAAATGGAGCGCGGCCCGATCAGCTCACCCAGGGTCCGGTACTGCGGTTCGTTCCGCTCGGCGCCGTTCAGCAGGATCACGGTGTGCTCCAGGTCGGCGCAGGCCCGGCGTGCGCCGGTGATCAGCTCGCCGTCCAGCACCACCGCCGCTCCCAGCGGGCTGCC from bacterium harbors:
- a CDS encoding ROK family protein — its product is MHPEAIHPNDLFIGLDLTQGIQAGLFDSGGRAQGPLYRSGFRPSDRDSLHERVLSIALEMIGRCPAGKGKLRGVGICGPETWDPEPEDLTGRCPAPQLPELALRLQKSLDLPAFFESTAGALALGAAHTRLGHKLSRLICIWYGSPLGAAVVLDGELITGARRACADLEHTVILLNGAERNEPQYRTLGELIGPRSIFQQAFSAIRQGPTILRSVLLKAGGEALDPESVILAAARNDRAAVAIVGEINRYLAVALANLIHLFAPGAVFWGGFSDRRRGAYFIENFEHALAPLLTSPGTVRQVQAESGVRSRTRAAANLARVRLACGRNHSQPDSQSGRQ